The following proteins are encoded in a genomic region of Toxotes jaculatrix isolate fToxJac2 chromosome 3, fToxJac2.pri, whole genome shotgun sequence:
- the cdk18 gene encoding cyclin-dependent kinase 18 → MNKMKNFKRRFSLSVPRTETIEENEFTEQINQLNIRHTQGLTPDRLGPPSHDASPVSPEPTTPGAQSPSHLHYHSKAQHRRFSMEDVSKRMSLPMDIRLPPEFLKKLQLESENSPLCKPLSRMSRRASLSDIGFGKLETYVKLGKLGEGTYATVFKGRSKLTENLVALKEIRLEHEEGAPCTAIREVSLLKNLKHANIVTLHDIIHTDRCLTLVFEYLDSDLKQYLDNCGNLMSMHNVKIFMFQLLRGLSYCHKRKILHRDLKPQNLLINDKGELKLADFGLARAKSVPTKTYSNEVVTLWYRPPDVLLGSTEYSTPIDMWGVGCILYEMATGRPMFPGATVKEELHLIFRLMGTPTEETWPGISSNEEFRSYLFPQYRPQALINHVPRLDTEGIDLLSALLLYDTRSRISSEAALRHPYFLSLGDNIHNLAETASVFSLREVQLQRDPGHRSSVFQPLGRGKNRRQSIF, encoded by the exons GCCTGACTCCGGACAGACTGGGTCCTCCATCTCATGATGCCAGTCCGGTGAGCCCTGAACCAACAACGCCAGGAGCTCAGTCGCCATCTCACCTCCACTACCACAGCAAGGCCCAGCACAGACGTTTCTCCATGGAG GATGTCAGTAAGCGTATGTCCCTGCCCATGGACATTCGCCTGCCTCCAGAGTTTCTCaagaagctgcagctggagagTGAAAACTCACCACTCTGTAAACCTCTCAGTCGCATGTCTCGACGTGCTTCACTG TCTGACATAGGCTTTGGGAAACTGGAGACGTACGTGAAGCTCGGCAAACTGGGTGAG gggACGTACGCCACAGTGTTCAAAGGGCGAAGCAAACTAACAGAGAACCTGGTGGCGCTGAAGGAGATTCGACTGGAGCACGAGGAGGGAGCACCGTGCACTGCTATCAGAgagg TGTCTCTACTGAAGAACCTGAAGCACGCCAACATCGTCACGCTGCACGACATCATCCACACGGACCGCTGCCTCACGCTGGTGTTTGAGTATCTT GACAGTGACCTTAAACAGTACTTGGACAACTGCGGGAATCTCATGAGCATGCATAACGTCAAG ATTTTCATGTTCCAGCTGCTGCGTGGTCTGTCCTACTGCCACAAGAGGAAAATCCTCCATAGAGACCTAAAGCCTCAGAACCTGCTCATCAATGATAAGGGAGAGCTCAAGCTGGCTGACTTTG GTCTGGCGAGGGCTAAGTCCGTTCCCACTAAGACCTACTCTAATGAGGTGGTAACTCTGTGGTATAGACCCCCTGATGTGCTGCTGGGCTCTACAGAATACTCCACACCCATCGACATGTG GGGCGTGGGCTGTATCCTGTATGAGATGGCAACAGGTCGTCCCATGTTTCCTGGTGCCACTGTGAAGGAGGAGCTGCATCTCATTTTTAGGCTCATGG GCACTCCAACAGAAGAGACTTGGCCTGGTATCAGCAGTAATGAGGAGTTTAGGTCCTACCTCTTTCCTCAATACAGACCTCAAGCTCTCATCAACCATGTGCCCAG GTTGGACACTGAGGGGATTGACCTGttgtctgctctgctgctg TATGACACCAGGAGCAGAATCTCATCTGAAGCCGCTCTACGACACCCCTACTTCCTGAGTCTGGGGGATAACATACACAATTTGGCAGAaa CtgcctcagtgttttctctcagagagGTGCAGCTCCAGAGGGACCCAGGCCACCGCAGCTCAGTGTTTCAGCCTTTAG GTCGAGGAAAGAACCGAAGACAAAGCATCTTTTAG